One window from the genome of Rhodococcus sp. ABRD24 encodes:
- a CDS encoding SDR family oxidoreductase codes for MGVYAVTGSASGMGRAVVDRLTAAGHTVIGVDLAGAEVAADLSTHEGRRHAVQEVLSRAAGKLDGAVLAAGMGPVPGAERLPLLGSVNYLGVVELLDGWRAALSAAGNAKVVVFGSNSTTTTPAVPRRTVKALLSGDVDKAVRSVRLFGKHAAPMMYAGSKIAVSRWVRRHATTKDWAGAGIRLNVLAPGAIMTPLLEKQLSTPSEAKLIRRFPVPVGGFGDAGQLADWVVFMLSDAADFLCGSVVFVDGGSDAYFRPDSWPNPVPISRLVPYAWRFLRYRGNR; via the coding sequence ATGGGCGTCTATGCGGTCACCGGTTCGGCATCGGGTATGGGACGCGCGGTCGTGGACAGGCTGACGGCAGCGGGCCACACCGTGATCGGCGTCGACCTCGCGGGTGCTGAGGTGGCCGCCGATCTGTCGACCCATGAGGGACGCCGGCATGCCGTGCAGGAAGTGCTGTCGCGGGCTGCGGGCAAGCTCGACGGCGCAGTGCTGGCCGCCGGGATGGGTCCGGTTCCCGGTGCCGAGCGCCTGCCTCTGCTCGGTTCGGTGAACTATCTGGGAGTGGTCGAACTCCTCGACGGATGGCGAGCCGCACTGTCGGCAGCGGGCAATGCCAAAGTGGTTGTCTTCGGAAGCAATTCGACGACGACGACGCCTGCGGTGCCGCGGCGTACGGTGAAGGCGCTGCTGTCCGGCGATGTCGACAAGGCGGTGCGGTCGGTGCGGCTTTTCGGAAAGCACGCCGCACCGATGATGTACGCCGGATCGAAGATTGCCGTCTCCCGCTGGGTCCGCCGCCACGCGACGACGAAGGACTGGGCCGGTGCCGGTATCCGGCTCAATGTTCTTGCCCCGGGCGCGATCATGACGCCGCTGCTCGAGAAGCAGCTTTCGACGCCGTCGGAGGCCAAGTTGATCCGGCGCTTTCCGGTGCCGGTCGGTGGCTTCGGCGATGCCGGGCAGCTCGCGGACTGGGTGGTGTTCATGCTCTCCGATGCTGCGGACTTCCTTTGTGGAAGTGTCGTTTTCGTCGATGGCGGGTCGGATGCCTACTTCCGTCCGGACTCCTGGCCCAATCCGGTCCCGATCTCCCGCCTCGTTCCGTATGCGTGGCGCTTCCTGAGGTATCGCGGCAACCGGTGA